One segment of Methylotenera versatilis 79 DNA contains the following:
- a CDS encoding c-type cytochrome yields MSKNLNEAQKREKFDPNEDNKPLPWFITMTIGALISWGCFYIKDTVMLDAPEAGDSRSHEVAALECAGSTAAKKAIDGGAIFQAKCVACHQANGKGVPGVFPPLAGSEWVKGKPEVLAHILLHGISGKLHVEGVEYAGQMPHFKDQLKDDEIAGVLTYIRGEWGNTSPAVDEKVVSEIREATQSRTTPYNGDDELSKL; encoded by the coding sequence ATGAGTAAAAACTTAAACGAAGCGCAAAAGCGCGAAAAATTCGATCCTAACGAAGACAACAAACCATTGCCTTGGTTTATTACCATGACTATTGGCGCGCTAATTAGCTGGGGTTGCTTTTATATTAAAGACACCGTAATGCTAGACGCGCCAGAAGCGGGTGATAGCCGTTCGCATGAAGTTGCCGCGCTAGAATGCGCTGGCAGTACCGCAGCCAAAAAAGCCATTGATGGCGGCGCGATATTTCAAGCCAAATGCGTAGCTTGCCATCAAGCGAACGGGAAAGGTGTTCCAGGCGTGTTCCCACCGCTGGCTGGTTCAGAATGGGTAAAAGGGAAGCCAGAAGTATTGGCGCACATTTTACTGCACGGCATTAGCGGCAAATTGCATGTGGAAGGTGTTGAATATGCTGGCCAAATGCCGCATTTTAAAGACCAACTTAAAGATGATGAAATTGCCGGCGTATTAACGTATATTCGCGGCGAGTGGGGAAATACATCACCTGCAGTGGATGAAAAAGTAGTTAGCGAGATACGCGAAGCAACGCAATCGCGCACTACACCTTACAACGGCGACGATGAGTTATCAAAACTCTAA
- a CDS encoding PEP-CTERM sorting domain-containing protein gives MREFLIKSASIKTAFFVSVVAVLFPQLAFATTPSFSCSSNLVVSLDNGYQASCDGDFSFTDGVLQNDVSINLKAGGFLSVGENATLSAPIINLISKDIFVNGMLDAPNGIVTLSSTGSTVLTNTAQINVASQVNVSNQAPIQTKPQLVVNWEQFQISPGSNIQFASNTNVPSVVIDRVGGAITLVPNSGVLTIQADAGDKVNLLVTQVPEPSAYAMMILGLASISLSRKRKID, from the coding sequence ATGCGTGAATTCTTAATAAAATCAGCCTCAATAAAAACAGCTTTTTTTGTCAGCGTAGTTGCTGTTTTATTCCCTCAATTGGCATTCGCCACAACGCCGAGCTTTAGTTGCAGTTCAAATTTGGTGGTGTCGCTAGATAACGGCTATCAAGCGAGTTGTGATGGAGATTTTTCGTTTACAGATGGTGTGTTGCAAAACGATGTGTCGATTAATTTAAAGGCAGGTGGTTTTTTGAGTGTTGGTGAAAATGCAACATTAAGTGCACCCATCATTAACCTTATCAGCAAAGATATTTTCGTAAATGGCATGTTGGATGCGCCAAACGGCATTGTCACTCTTAGTTCAACAGGGTCAACGGTTTTAACTAACACCGCTCAAATTAATGTGGCTAGCCAAGTTAACGTGAGTAACCAAGCGCCCATTCAAACAAAGCCACAATTAGTCGTTAATTGGGAGCAATTCCAAATTTCGCCAGGCAGCAATATACAATTTGCATCAAATACGAATGTGCCCAGCGTAGTGATTGATAGAGTTGGCGGGGCAATTACGTTGGTGCCTAATTCAGGCGTTTTGACTATTCAAGCAGATGCTGGTGACAAAGTTAATTTGCTCGTTACTCAAGTGCCAGAGCCATCTGCTTACGCGATGATGATACTTGGCTTAGCTTCTATTAGCTTGTCACGCAAACGCAAAATAGATTAG
- a CDS encoding DUF808 domain-containing protein yields the protein MAAGSLLALLDDIATILDDVSVMTKVAAKKTAGVLGDDLALNAQQVAGVKAERELPVVWAVAKGSFVNKLILVPSALAISYFAPWAITPLLMVGGAYLCFEGFEKIAHKFLHKEDAASPKAEIKLANEDDKVDLVALEKDKIKGAVRTDFILSAEIIVIALGTVSTEIFSKQVTVVTLIALVMTIGVYGLVAGIVKLDDLGLHLMLKKGESFFKQLQRKIGAKIVAFAPYLMRTLSIVGTAAMFMVGGSIIGHGFPALHHISENISAHLQNLPAIGGVLAAISPILIDAIIGLIVGAICVAVFEIVKKLLPKKG from the coding sequence ATGGCAGCTGGCAGTTTACTTGCACTTTTAGACGATATTGCAACCATTTTGGACGATGTGTCAGTAATGACAAAAGTCGCCGCCAAAAAAACTGCTGGTGTACTAGGCGACGATTTGGCCTTAAATGCGCAACAGGTTGCTGGTGTAAAAGCAGAGCGCGAATTGCCTGTGGTGTGGGCAGTTGCTAAAGGCTCGTTTGTCAACAAACTGATTTTAGTACCTTCTGCTTTGGCAATTAGCTACTTTGCACCGTGGGCAATCACGCCGCTATTAATGGTTGGCGGCGCCTATTTGTGTTTTGAAGGCTTCGAAAAAATCGCGCATAAATTCTTACATAAAGAAGATGCCGCATCACCTAAAGCCGAAATCAAACTGGCGAATGAAGATGATAAAGTGGATTTAGTCGCGCTAGAGAAAGATAAGATCAAAGGCGCGGTGCGTACAGATTTTATTCTATCTGCCGAAATTATCGTGATTGCCTTAGGCACGGTGTCAACTGAAATATTCAGTAAACAGGTCACCGTTGTCACTTTGATTGCTTTAGTAATGACAATCGGTGTATACGGTTTAGTCGCTGGCATCGTTAAGCTGGACGATTTAGGATTGCACTTAATGCTTAAAAAAGGCGAAAGTTTTTTCAAGCAATTGCAACGAAAAATCGGCGCAAAAATTGTCGCATTCGCGCCCTATTTAATGCGCACATTATCTATTGTAGGTACTGCAGCGATGTTTATGGTTGGCGGCAGTATTATTGGGCACGGCTTTCCTGCCTTGCATCATATCAGTGAGAACATTTCAGCACATTTGCAGAATTTACCAGCCATTGGTGGTGTTTTAGCTGCAATTTCACCGATTTTAATCGATGCGATTATCGGTTTAATCGTTGGTGCGATCTGTGTCGCAGTGTTTGAAATAGTCAAAAAATTACTGCCAAAAAAGGGTTAA
- a CDS encoding DUF2946 domain-containing protein: MIALSLGITARKLQSVALKSTMRDMLSKRLFRFIHHIALFAIIFASVAPSISHALAAQNNSNSFTQEVCTSSGEKVVIQVLTTKGKQLATEFVVSKSSPKTMAMHLEHCPFCSNAAVTASLPATNTFIIAVLAATAQQIAQYAAPTVVSRPYVSPPSQAPPSTL, encoded by the coding sequence TTGATTGCATTATCGCTTGGCATTACTGCGCGAAAGTTGCAATCTGTGGCGCTGAAAAGTACAATGCGCGACATGTTGTCGAAAAGACTATTTCGTTTTATTCATCATATTGCGCTTTTCGCAATCATTTTTGCGTCTGTCGCACCTAGCATTTCGCATGCATTAGCCGCTCAAAATAACAGTAATAGCTTTACACAAGAAGTCTGTACCAGCAGTGGCGAAAAAGTAGTGATTCAAGTGCTGACGACCAAAGGCAAGCAATTGGCGACCGAATTTGTGGTGAGTAAATCATCGCCAAAAACTATGGCAATGCATCTAGAACATTGTCCGTTTTGTTCCAACGCTGCTGTTACTGCAAGTTTGCCCGCGACAAACACATTCATCATCGCCGTATTAGCTGCAACCGCACAACAAATTGCGCAATACGCTGCACCAACTGTTGTATCCCGTCCTTACGTTTCACCTCCCTCGCAAGCCCCGCCTAGCACACTCTAA
- a CDS encoding sialidase family protein, translated as MFCFAHEAHMQHPAPGLSATDVAFDTKGNLWRVSVKDGFLLVDKSADLGKTFSAPAKVNPIAQKIGASNEARPDIALDADNHIYLTWTQNLTTHFAGYIWFARSIDAGKSFEKPYIVHQDRAEITHAFNALNVSPNGKITVTWIDKRDAVNAKKDGKKYDGAAIYYAVSNNHGESFAAEKKLADSSCECCRIVTANKPDGTMAVLWRHVFESSERDHMIAEIPQENAKPQLHRATFGHWQIDGCPHHGGALAAGGAGKDWWGYHIAYFDGKDASANDKAGDKSGPGLYYSRMDGVAWASSPAKKFGNNKNQAGRPAILSISNKTGDEHVWLVWHEIEAKNNKIIGMFSEDGGRSWSDTKELASTADKADYPQLLQYHQQVYLAWNTQKEGFKLIPLKS; from the coding sequence ATGTTTTGTTTTGCACATGAAGCGCATATGCAACATCCTGCACCTGGCTTATCTGCAACCGATGTGGCATTTGATACCAAAGGTAATCTGTGGCGCGTATCTGTTAAAGACGGTTTTTTATTGGTGGATAAAAGTGCCGATTTGGGTAAAACATTTTCAGCGCCAGCTAAAGTGAACCCCATCGCGCAAAAGATTGGCGCAAGTAATGAGGCGCGTCCAGATATTGCGTTAGACGCAGATAATCATATTTACCTGACTTGGACGCAAAATTTAACTACACATTTTGCTGGATATATCTGGTTCGCGCGCTCCATCGATGCGGGAAAAAGTTTTGAAAAGCCTTATATCGTGCATCAGGATCGTGCTGAAATAACACACGCTTTTAATGCATTAAATGTCAGCCCAAACGGCAAAATCACTGTTACGTGGATTGATAAGCGCGATGCAGTTAACGCTAAAAAAGATGGTAAAAAGTATGATGGCGCAGCGATTTATTATGCGGTTTCAAATAATCATGGTGAAAGTTTTGCAGCAGAAAAAAAGCTGGCGGATAGTAGTTGTGAGTGCTGCAGAATTGTAACCGCGAATAAGCCAGACGGTACTATGGCTGTACTATGGAGACATGTGTTTGAAAGCAGTGAGCGTGATCATATGATTGCAGAGATTCCGCAAGAAAACGCAAAACCTCAACTGCATCGTGCCACTTTTGGGCATTGGCAAATTGACGGCTGCCCACATCACGGCGGGGCGTTAGCGGCTGGCGGTGCAGGCAAAGATTGGTGGGGATATCACATTGCTTATTTTGATGGAAAAGATGCCAGTGCTAATGATAAAGCGGGCGATAAATCAGGGCCAGGTTTGTATTACAGTCGCATGGATGGCGTGGCGTGGGCATCTTCACCAGCTAAGAAATTCGGCAATAACAAAAATCAGGCAGGTCGTCCTGCCATTTTAAGTATTAGCAACAAAACGGGTGATGAGCACGTTTGGTTAGTTTGGCATGAGATTGAAGCGAAAAACAATAAAATAATCGGCATGTTTTCAGAAGATGGCGGCAGAAGTTGGAGCGATACAAAAGAGCTCGCCAGCACAGCTGATAAAGCAGATTACCCGCAGTTATTGCAATATCATCAGCAAGTTTATTTAGCCTGGAACACGCAAAAAGAAGGTTTTAAGTTAATACCACTTAAGTCTTAA
- the ileS gene encoding isoleucine--tRNA ligase, which translates to MTEENKDQNKYPINQPETPFPMRGDLAKREPAWLKQWQDKKLYERIRASRKGKTKFILHDGPPYANGDIHIGHAVNKILKDIIIKAKTLSGFDAPYVPGWDCHGLPIELVVEKTHGKNIDPAKFRELCRAYAAEQVERQKKDFIRLGVLGDWDNPYLTMDFKTEADIMRALGEINQNGYLYQGSKPVHWCVDCGSALAEAEVEYEDVNSPAIDVGFKVVDNAPFKRYIEEDVYAVIWTTTPWTLPANQAVSVNADLTYVFIRVNKGIYANKVFIVCEDLMNSFLDRLGKHSGEDMHNFAYTIQHHEQGIDLKGVQLQHPFDNRQVPIICGDHVTTDAGTGLVHTAAAHGNDDWLVMKANFPNEKPRILMGGDGKFFNSDLVEFEAIRGLTRQEANKVILAKMQETGNLLASARLNHSFPHCWRHKTPLMQLATHQWFIGMNSQDAAGTSLREHANKAVDATEFFPSWGRARLEAMIKNRPDWCVSRQRNWGVPMPFFVHKETGQPHPQTPLLLEQACLLVEKTGVEAWFSLDGAAFLAQYAPDNAGEYKKVTYTLDVWFDSGATHAAVLKRRPELNFPADLYLEGSDQHRGWFQSSLLTGCAIDGRAPYNALLTHGFVVDGAGHKMSKSKGNVVAPQKVMDTYGADILRLWTASTDYSGELTISDEILKRVAESYRRIRNTMKFLLANLADFDANKDLLPVNEWLEIDQYALYLTEKLQTEVLADYDRYEFHLAVQKIVSFCSEDLGGFYLDILKDRLYTAGENSHARRAAQSALHHITHAFMRLIAPILSFTANEIWQSLGLDAEKTVFEDVWYELPKHGLSEVEVTNWQNIFGLRILANREIEDLRMQGLVGSSLQAELDIYASEDMFKKLEKFGDDLRFLFITSKVRLHVWTDNNGSAAKVKVNPSKEKKCDRCWHYRADVGSHAEHPTICGRCVSNLFGAGEVRKYA; encoded by the coding sequence ATGACTGAAGAAAATAAAGACCAAAACAAATATCCAATCAACCAGCCTGAAACACCGTTTCCTATGCGTGGTGATTTAGCCAAACGTGAGCCCGCTTGGTTAAAACAATGGCAAGATAAAAAACTCTACGAACGCATTCGCGCATCACGTAAAGGTAAAACTAAATTCATTCTGCACGACGGCCCACCGTATGCAAATGGCGATATTCATATCGGTCACGCGGTGAATAAAATCTTAAAAGACATCATCATTAAGGCCAAAACCCTAAGCGGTTTTGATGCGCCTTATGTGCCGGGCTGGGATTGTCACGGCTTGCCGATTGAGTTGGTGGTTGAAAAAACACACGGAAAAAATATTGACCCTGCTAAGTTTCGTGAGCTTTGTCGCGCCTATGCGGCTGAACAAGTGGAACGCCAAAAGAAAGATTTTATTCGCTTAGGCGTGTTGGGCGATTGGGATAATCCTTATCTAACGATGGATTTTAAAACCGAAGCCGACATCATGCGCGCTTTGGGTGAAATCAATCAAAACGGCTATCTATATCAAGGCAGTAAGCCAGTGCATTGGTGCGTCGATTGTGGCTCTGCGTTGGCTGAGGCTGAAGTGGAGTATGAAGATGTCAATTCGCCAGCGATTGATGTGGGTTTTAAAGTTGTCGATAACGCGCCTTTCAAAAGATATATTGAAGAAGATGTGTATGCGGTAATTTGGACAACCACTCCCTGGACTTTACCTGCCAATCAAGCTGTTAGTGTTAACGCTGACCTTACTTATGTTTTTATTAGGGTTAACAAAGGTATTTACGCAAATAAGGTATTTATCGTTTGTGAAGATTTAATGAATAGTTTTCTTGATCGACTTGGAAAGCATTCAGGTGAAGATATGCATAACTTCGCTTACACAATCCAGCATCACGAACAAGGTATTGATCTTAAAGGTGTTCAGCTTCAACACCCTTTCGACAACCGCCAAGTACCTATTATCTGCGGTGACCATGTAACAACCGACGCAGGTACAGGCTTAGTACACACTGCCGCAGCGCATGGTAATGATGACTGGCTGGTGATGAAAGCTAATTTTCCGAATGAAAAACCACGCATCTTAATGGGCGGTGATGGCAAGTTCTTTAACAGTGATTTAGTGGAATTTGAGGCAATTAGAGGGTTAACTCGCCAAGAAGCCAATAAAGTGATTCTGGCCAAAATGCAGGAAACCGGCAATTTGTTAGCAAGTGCAAGGTTAAATCACAGCTTCCCTCATTGCTGGCGCCACAAAACGCCATTAATGCAATTGGCGACACATCAATGGTTTATCGGCATGAATTCGCAAGATGCGGCTGGAACGAGTTTGCGTGAACATGCTAATAAAGCAGTCGATGCAACCGAGTTTTTCCCAAGCTGGGGCCGCGCACGTTTAGAGGCAATGATTAAAAATCGCCCAGATTGGTGCGTTTCACGCCAGCGTAACTGGGGCGTGCCGATGCCATTTTTTGTGCATAAAGAAACTGGTCAGCCACATCCGCAAACACCACTTTTATTAGAGCAAGCTTGTTTATTAGTTGAAAAAACAGGCGTTGAAGCTTGGTTTAGTTTAGATGGCGCGGCGTTTTTAGCGCAATACGCACCTGACAATGCAGGCGAGTACAAAAAAGTTACTTACACCTTAGACGTTTGGTTTGATTCTGGCGCGACACATGCGGCGGTATTAAAGCGTCGCCCAGAGTTGAATTTTCCAGCTGATTTGTATTTAGAAGGTTCAGATCAACATCGCGGCTGGTTCCAATCTAGTTTGCTCACAGGTTGCGCAATCGATGGCCGTGCGCCTTACAACGCCTTATTAACGCATGGTTTTGTGGTGGATGGCGCTGGCCATAAAATGAGTAAATCTAAAGGCAATGTCGTAGCGCCACAAAAGGTGATGGACACTTACGGCGCGGATATTTTGCGTTTATGGACTGCTTCAACCGACTATTCTGGCGAGTTAACGATTTCGGATGAGATTTTGAAGCGCGTCGCAGAAAGCTATCGCCGTATTCGCAATACCATGAAATTCTTATTGGCGAATCTGGCGGATTTCGATGCGAATAAAGATTTGCTACCTGTGAATGAATGGCTGGAAATCGACCAATACGCGCTGTATTTAACTGAAAAACTGCAAACAGAAGTGCTGGCAGATTACGACCGTTACGAATTCCATTTGGCCGTACAAAAAATCGTCAGTTTCTGCTCAGAAGATTTAGGTGGTTTTTACTTAGATATCTTGAAAGATAGATTGTATACAGCGGGTGAGAATTCACACGCACGCCGCGCCGCTCAAAGCGCGTTGCATCATATTACGCATGCATTTATGCGATTAATCGCGCCAATTTTAAGCTTTACCGCAAATGAGATTTGGCAAAGTTTAGGTTTAGATGCAGAGAAAACGGTATTTGAAGACGTTTGGTATGAATTGCCGAAACATGGCCTAAGTGAAGTGGAAGTTACAAACTGGCAAAATATTTTTGGATTAAGAATTTTAGCGAATAGAGAAATTGAAGACTTGAGAATGCAAGGTTTAGTTGGTTCATCTTTGCAGGCAGAGCTGGATATTTATGCTTCAGAAGATATGTTCAAGAAATTGGAAAAATTTGGTGATGACTTAAGATTTTTGTTTATTACTTCAAAAGTAAGGTTGCATGTTTGGACTGATAACAATGGTAGTGCAGCTAAGGTAAAGGTTAACCCTAGTAAAGAAAAAAAATGCGATCGTTGCTGGCATTACCGCGCTGATGTTGGTTCTCACGCAGAACATCCAACTATTTGCGGACGTTGTGTGAGCAATCTGTTCGGTGCAGGCGAAGTGAGAAAGTATGCCTAA
- a CDS encoding YnfA family protein, giving the protein MEIFKTVGLFTVTAIAEIVGCYLPYLYLKQGGSIWLLAPAILSLGLFVWLLSLHPTAAGRVYAAYGGIYIGVAIMWLWVVDSIKPSLTDWLGAVICLIGATVIIFGAKTS; this is encoded by the coding sequence GTGGAAATATTCAAAACTGTAGGGCTTTTTACAGTGACAGCGATTGCTGAAATTGTCGGTTGCTATTTGCCGTATCTATATCTCAAACAAGGCGGCTCTATTTGGTTATTAGCGCCAGCCATTTTAAGTCTAGGCTTATTCGTGTGGTTATTATCACTGCATCCCACAGCCGCTGGTCGCGTGTATGCGGCTTATGGCGGCATATATATTGGCGTGGCGATTATGTGGTTATGGGTCGTAGATTCAATCAAACCCAGCTTAACGGATTGGCTAGGTGCAGTTATTTGCTTGATAGGCGCAACTGTCATTATATTCGGCGCCAAAACCAGTTAA
- a CDS encoding SCO family protein has product MTSSFSNLTLESERKANLFATQPEFSMHLTDENGQILILSNLAKQQNKTLITQFIYTQCKTLCLTLGDYFQQAQTAIKTQGLAQKIHLVSISFDVNEDNPERLKSYRKRMRADENIWSLATMQSMQDLAAAKQDLGLIVLKTQFKDYVHNSAFLVISKQGKLLGIYDDDDIQGALILAAKQG; this is encoded by the coding sequence ATGACCAGCAGCTTTTCAAATCTCACGTTAGAATCAGAGCGAAAAGCCAATTTGTTTGCCACACAGCCTGAATTTTCGATGCACTTAACCGATGAAAATGGGCAAATTCTCATACTGTCTAATCTGGCAAAACAGCAAAACAAAACCTTGATCACACAGTTTATCTACACGCAATGCAAAACGCTTTGCTTAACGCTTGGCGATTACTTTCAACAAGCGCAAACAGCCATCAAAACGCAGGGTTTAGCGCAGAAAATACATCTAGTCAGTATCAGTTTCGATGTGAATGAGGATAATCCTGAACGTTTAAAAAGCTACCGCAAACGCATGCGCGCCGATGAGAATATTTGGTCGCTGGCTACTATGCAAAGCATGCAAGATTTAGCAGCTGCAAAACAAGATTTAGGCTTAATCGTATTGAAAACGCAATTTAAAGATTATGTACACAACAGCGCGTTTTTAGTGATTTCTAAACAAGGCAAGTTGCTGGGGATTTATGACGATGACGATATACAAGGCGCATTAATATTGGCGGCTAAACAAGGTTAA
- a CDS encoding TonB-dependent receptor family protein, with the protein MIKSNHLCVLSALAIGFSHTAFAEHNETIHLDEVDVSATKISPITQPNIEEAKQAINKTAGGVTIVDLDEVREGRVSNFRDTLGLATGVLAQSRFGAEETRLSIRGSGLQRTFHGRGIKLMQDGIPVNQADGGFDYQAIEPMATRYIEVYRGANALRYGASNLGGAINFISPSGYDAEKFSVRAEAGSFDYRRLGLSAGGVVGDFDYFVSGSTFNQDGFRDYATQNTERINANFGYRINSDIETRFYVGYAKSDSNLPGNLTKAQLKDDPSAAFLSTVTGQQKRDIDLIRVANKTNILIGDHSNLQLSAYFSHKDLFHPIFQVLDQDTNDYGFEARYSQEGELFGHKNEFILGVNPSFGVGYDDRWTNNLGVRGARQNKLENRSKNLEAYAENRFYILPDVSLVTGLQYTHSQRQLKDKFFSSAAQDESFDATYVQTNPKVGVLYDYRPNVQFYANVSRSYEPPSFGELTGGLTPNIVEAQDGTTFEVGTRGNSEKIDWDFSAYYAKLNNELLQTAVFAAGNNPAAATQTTNADKTIHAGIELGLTARLPWHLEWRQSLLINQFKFDNDNTFGNRDLPGLQKSLLRGELMYRNHGFYVGPTVEFSPQRYAVDFAETLYADSYTLFGMKLGQKVNEHFSWFLDARNLNDKKYAASTSVILDATRPGTNQSLFLPGDGRSVYVGAEFKY; encoded by the coding sequence ATGATTAAATCTAACCATTTATGCGTGTTAAGTGCATTAGCTATTGGCTTTTCACACACCGCATTTGCAGAACACAACGAAACCATTCACTTAGATGAAGTGGATGTCAGCGCGACTAAAATAAGCCCAATTACTCAACCCAATATTGAAGAAGCAAAGCAAGCGATTAACAAAACCGCTGGTGGCGTAACGATTGTGGATTTAGATGAAGTGCGCGAAGGCCGCGTTTCAAATTTTAGAGATACACTTGGTTTAGCGACTGGCGTGTTGGCGCAATCGCGTTTTGGCGCAGAAGAAACACGACTTTCCATTCGCGGTTCTGGCTTGCAACGAACGTTCCACGGGCGTGGCATTAAGCTGATGCAAGATGGCATTCCAGTGAATCAGGCCGATGGTGGTTTCGATTATCAAGCGATTGAGCCAATGGCAACACGTTATATTGAAGTGTATCGCGGTGCGAATGCGTTGCGATATGGGGCAAGCAATTTGGGCGGCGCGATTAATTTTATTTCGCCATCTGGTTATGATGCTGAAAAATTCAGCGTACGTGCAGAGGCTGGCAGTTTCGATTATCGCCGTTTAGGTTTAAGCGCTGGCGGCGTAGTGGGCGATTTCGATTATTTTGTAAGCGGCAGCACATTTAATCAGGATGGTTTTCGCGATTATGCGACGCAAAATACCGAGCGCATCAATGCCAACTTTGGCTATCGTATCAATAGCGATATAGAAACGCGTTTCTATGTTGGCTATGCCAAAAGTGATTCAAATTTACCGGGTAACTTAACTAAAGCGCAATTGAAAGATGATCCTAGCGCTGCATTTTTGAGCACAGTTACAGGCCAGCAAAAACGCGATATTGATTTGATCCGCGTTGCCAACAAAACCAATATCCTTATTGGCGACCATAGCAACTTACAATTAAGCGCATATTTTTCGCACAAAGATTTATTCCATCCTATTTTTCAAGTGTTAGACCAAGACACGAACGACTATGGTTTTGAGGCTAGATATTCGCAAGAAGGCGAACTTTTTGGGCATAAAAATGAGTTCATTTTAGGTGTTAACCCAAGTTTTGGCGTAGGTTATGACGATAGATGGACGAACAATCTTGGCGTAAGAGGTGCAAGACAAAATAAGCTGGAGAACCGTTCCAAAAATTTGGAAGCTTATGCTGAAAACCGTTTTTATATATTGCCAGATGTTTCGTTGGTCACCGGTTTACAGTACACGCATTCGCAACGTCAATTAAAAGATAAATTTTTCAGCAGCGCCGCGCAAGATGAAAGTTTTGATGCCACTTATGTGCAAACGAATCCTAAAGTAGGTGTTTTGTATGACTATCGACCGAATGTGCAGTTTTACGCCAATGTGTCGCGCAGTTATGAGCCGCCATCTTTTGGCGAGTTAACTGGTGGTTTAACGCCAAACATCGTAGAAGCGCAAGATGGCACCACATTTGAAGTGGGCACGCGCGGCAATAGTGAAAAAATCGACTGGGATTTTTCAGCCTACTACGCCAAGTTAAACAATGAGTTATTGCAAACTGCGGTGTTTGCAGCGGGTAATAATCCAGCTGCAGCAACGCAAACGACCAATGCCGATAAAACCATTCACGCGGGTATTGAGTTAGGTTTAACCGCCAGATTACCTTGGCATTTAGAATGGCGCCAAAGTTTGTTGATCAACCAATTCAAGTTTGATAATGACAATACATTTGGTAATCGCGATTTACCCGGCTTACAAAAAAGCTTATTGCGCGGCGAGTTAATGTATCGAAATCATGGTTTTTATGTCGGCCCAACGGTAGAGTTTTCGCCGCAACGCTACGCGGTTGATTTTGCAGAAACCTTATACGCCGATAGTTACACGCTATTTGGCATGAAACTAGGTCAAAAAGTGAATGAGCATTTTTCATGGTTCTTAGATGCGCGTAATTTGAATGACAAAAAATACGCAGCTTCAACTAGCGTGATTTTAGATGCGACACGACCTGGCACGAACCAATCATTATTTCTGCCGGGCGATGGCCGTTCCGTTTATGTCGGTGCAGAATTTAAGTATTAA
- the lspA gene encoding signal peptidase II yields the protein MPKNIQVFKWLSISAIVVALDLYTKHLVQNAFEYAEHLTVTSFFDVVRYHNEGAAFSFLADAGGWQKWFFSGISIVAILVITYLLKKHQNQKLFCTGLALVLGGAIGNLYDRLTLGYVVDFLHFHYQAYAWPAFNVADSAICVGVALLLLDSFIKPKAI from the coding sequence ATGCCTAAAAATATTCAGGTTTTTAAGTGGTTAAGTATTAGCGCGATTGTGGTTGCGCTGGATTTATACACCAAACATTTAGTACAAAATGCATTTGAATATGCTGAACATTTAACGGTGACCAGTTTCTTTGATGTAGTGCGCTATCACAATGAAGGCGCGGCATTCAGTTTTTTAGCTGATGCTGGTGGCTGGCAAAAGTGGTTTTTTAGCGGTATTTCAATTGTGGCGATTTTAGTCATTACTTATTTGCTTAAAAAGCACCAAAACCAAAAACTTTTTTGCACAGGCTTGGCCTTAGTGTTAGGTGGCGCGATTGGTAATTTATATGACAGACTGACATTGGGCTATGTGGTGGATTTTTTACATTTCCACTATCAAGCTTATGCCTGGCCAGCTTTTAATGTAGCGGATAGTGCGATTTGTGTTGGTGTGGCATTGCTATTGTTGGATAGCTTTATAAAGCCCAAAGCCATCTAG